In Deferribacter autotrophicus, a single genomic region encodes these proteins:
- a CDS encoding peptidyl-prolyl cis-trans isomerase, whose protein sequence is MKYILSCVKILVFITVLVHSNLLFAQEKIIAIVNGEKIHFFEVKTFLNKVIPIGKFHVQSLNKKEFWDEAIESAVNARTIVLYLKKNKPKLYEKVDNKAKEIVDVIKKRFKSNEDYIKALNENGISENILIDTYRDLNVKEIIKEEIFKEKISDDILKNYYDNNLGMFSTGSFYIVKNCLIEADARELNPKQMEEKKKEAEKIASLIKAGDKNIWSKCDKGKYPEEDRVYKFSKNYPVDKIFSLKVGDVGGPYKNIYGYLIVKVIDEKPSEVVPYKEIKSEIERLMKQRRFKDYYKEILKRAKDEATIKIFDNNNSR, encoded by the coding sequence ATGAAGTATATTTTGAGTTGCGTAAAAATTTTGGTTTTTATTACGGTACTCGTTCATAGTAACTTGTTGTTTGCACAAGAAAAGATTATTGCTATAGTGAATGGAGAAAAAATACATTTCTTTGAGGTAAAAACGTTTTTAAATAAAGTTATCCCCATTGGTAAATTTCATGTTCAGAGTTTAAATAAAAAAGAATTTTGGGATGAAGCAATAGAGTCAGCAGTTAATGCAAGAACAATAGTTCTTTATTTGAAAAAAAATAAACCTAAATTATATGAGAAGGTTGATAATAAAGCTAAAGAGATTGTAGATGTAATTAAGAAACGTTTTAAAAGTAATGAAGATTATATCAAAGCCTTGAATGAGAATGGCATTAGTGAAAACATACTGATAGATACTTATAGAGATTTAAATGTTAAAGAAATTATTAAAGAAGAAATTTTTAAAGAAAAAATTAGTGATGATATTTTAAAAAATTATTATGACAACAATCTGGGTATGTTTAGTACTGGATCGTTTTATATTGTAAAAAATTGCCTTATTGAGGCAGATGCTCGTGAATTGAATCCAAAACAAATGGAAGAAAAGAAAAAAGAAGCTGAAAAGATAGCATCACTCATTAAAGCAGGTGATAAGAATATTTGGAGTAAATGTGATAAAGGGAAATATCCAGAAGAGGATAGAGTGTACAAATTTAGTAAAAATTATCCTGTTGATAAAATTTTCTCATTAAAAGTAGGGGATGTGGGAGGTCCTTATAAAAATATTTATGGCTATTTGATTGTCAAAGTTATAGATGAAAAACCTTCAGAGGTTGTGCCTTATAAAGAGATTAAGAGTGAAATTGAAAGATTAATGAAACAAAGGAGATTTAAAGATTATTATAAAGAAA
- a CDS encoding cytochrome c3 family protein, producing the protein MKKLLILLALLVVPVLTFAGVAGTAHDFSQNSASAVYGGTACGGCHKPHNAGTLIPLWNDSNSFDGTYSAYTSPTDSLNATPSSTLGNISKACMACHDGMINDAGGNGTALSASLATETVGLDIDYATKPNGQHPVSIQYVDNGTATSLKSLTSVKAAGFKFYGTSGDILECGTCHNPHDNTNGDFLRAAKASLCQTCHNN; encoded by the coding sequence TGAAAAAATTATTAATTTTATTAGCTTTATTAGTGGTACCGGTTCTAACATTTGCTGGAGTTGCTGGGACAGCACATGACTTTTCGCAGAATAGTGCATCAGCAGTTTATGGTGGGACAGCATGTGGCGGATGTCATAAACCACACAACGCGGGTACTTTAATTCCTTTGTGGAATGATAGTAACAGTTTTGATGGGACATATTCGGCTTATACTTCTCCAACAGATTCTCTTAATGCTACTCCATCTAGTACTTTGGGAAATATTTCTAAGGCATGTATGGCATGTCATGATGGTATGATTAATGATGCAGGTGGAAATGGTACTGCTTTGTCAGCATCATTGGCTACTGAAACAGTTGGTCTTGATATTGATTATGCTACTAAACCTAATGGTCAGCACCCTGTATCTATACAGTATGTAGATAATGGAACTGCTACATCATTAAAGTCATTAACAAGTGTTAAGGCAGCAGGGTTTAAATTTTATGGAACATCAGGTGATATTCTTGAATGTGGTACATGTCATAACCCTCATGACAACACTAATGGTGACTTTTTAAGAGCTGCAAAAGCTTCATTGTGTCAAACATGTCATAACAATTAA
- a CDS encoding cytochrome c3 family protein: MYAKESPHNFKFLGSSFSKSYCSFCHKLRKSYEIKPVWGKPKSYKYITPNLYENRKQTAIEVKRLYDEISAVCISCHTDYIEHSKSFHPINVDIRSSLNKIKNIRINNKKVNNKLPLYKNGFLMACPTCHDPHTKEVRLLRDTPSRICLDCHDR; encoded by the coding sequence ATGTATGCTAAAGAATCACCTCATAATTTTAAGTTTTTAGGATCAAGTTTTAGTAAAAGTTATTGCAGTTTTTGCCATAAGCTAAGAAAATCTTATGAAATAAAACCAGTATGGGGTAAACCAAAATCATATAAATATATAACACCAAATCTATATGAGAATAGAAAGCAAACAGCTATAGAAGTTAAAAGACTCTATGATGAAATATCTGCTGTATGTATATCATGCCATACAGATTATATAGAACATAGTAAAAGCTTTCATCCAATTAATGTTGATATAAGAAGTTCTTTGAATAAAATAAAGAATATAAGAATAAACAATAAAAAAGTTAATAATAAGCTTCCACTGTATAAAAACGGGTTTTTAATGGCTTGTCCTACTTGCCATGATCCTCATACGAAAGAGGTTAGGCTTTTAAGAGATACTCCATCGCGTATCTGTTTAGACTGTCATGATAGGTGA
- a CDS encoding cytochrome c3 family protein: protein MDKKIWIFFSILMFVAIMVGNLYASGCSTYNCHVSSINGVQVKNGPHYFYRSDGVDESPCAPCHKPHNAGNKIPLWNDTNQYDDGAAYTKYVSPFGTLDNIQDNNINSPSEACMACHDGMSESTGFTGAYFEAYSMGVLTIDYAKSNHPIGIVYDYTKDTGLNSSVSNGWVNGVNGKFKLINGKVECLTCHDPHKGVVGASFTSYKHVEKLLRTTDEKTFCGECHTDK from the coding sequence ATGGATAAAAAAATATGGATTTTCTTTTCTATATTGATGTTTGTTGCTATTATGGTAGGCAATCTATATGCATCAGGTTGTTCAACTTATAACTGCCATGTTAGTTCTATTAATGGTGTGCAGGTTAAAAATGGCCCTCATTATTTTTATCGTTCAGATGGTGTAGATGAATCTCCATGTGCCCCTTGTCACAAGCCTCATAATGCAGGCAATAAAATACCACTATGGAATGATACTAACCAGTATGATGATGGGGCTGCATATACTAAATATGTGAGTCCTTTTGGTACACTAGATAATATTCAGGATAATAATATAAATTCCCCCTCTGAGGCATGTATGGCATGTCATGATGGTATGTCTGAGAGTACTGGATTTACAGGTGCTTATTTTGAGGCATATTCGATGGGTGTATTGACAATTGATTATGCAAAATCAAACCATCCTATAGGGATCGTTTATGATTATACGAAAGATACGGGGTTGAATAGCAGTGTTTCAAATGGATGGGTAAATGGAGTGAATGGTAAGTTTAAACTTATAAATGGAAAAGTAGAATGTCTTACTTGCCATGATCCTCATAAAGGAGTAGTTGGAGCAAGCTTTACTTCATATAAGCATGTGGAAAAATTATTAAGAACTACAGATGAGAAAACGTTTTGCGGTGAGTGTCACACTGATAAATAA